From a region of the Melospiza georgiana isolate bMelGeo1 chromosome 23, bMelGeo1.pri, whole genome shotgun sequence genome:
- the LRIF1 gene encoding ligand-dependent nuclear receptor-interacting factor 1, with the protein MYRVIQTTGPDGKKLLKLLPISKTSGSFVPIVQSPAMPNNSNTNVSSPVHLTITTQIGNTAAPSSVKIPIFQSPNPGKIIITRTLDKQESARAGSEKESLVPNAAANAQSSCVPMDGVSLQNVAITSSSHQSSPTCTVVNTKPLPVTVKSPMLPSGHHLQIPADAEVKSVPASLLPPAIQQKILAAAATNVSGGADSTKAPTVIYVSPVNTVKTSQVLPKHLQSFCPQPATEVSKTLIVTASQKGSGSSPEPVTSKGQQCQQTPMKWIVQETASLSAACRIPVKSSSNVASKILKTLSDTKNIEVNPANILPLCSNGPGGSQTKITRLKDNALVMYNGKVYLLTKRGSDVLSAQADKQASPSSDALLKKETPEQIDSTEVNKITSKVVNLVLTKSKGVVLSQKDPKPCTVSKNSSPISLRNVLKSTSAALLTPSANQQDPTVIQRQILPSTKSVSCSEVIPVPAVGMQESVRQNGKDMSHSPRAAGAVLPQVKQECAVSEDWPKMQCVKMDSPGKVIPINHQDRSHWRQYLELRKKFGLFKEERIYLRRVPSRAFCENPEEGICSSDSLERKNESCSSSSLDVEVMSHRQECVKEKIIVDLEEDLIRKRKTKSLPLSDSGKRRRTSIKSATSPSLEVTSSGSSAGNRSVSPAPAPAQPSVPTGFSGVSQERDVEQDTFPRYSDTTHPGISVLVTSEEDTSILEGSFRDDAFPMAPPDLEETIREERIKRLKQTLRQQNAALEELRRERQQS; encoded by the exons ATGTACCGAGTCATTCAGACAACGGGACCAGATGGAAAAAAACTTCTGAAATTGCTTCCCATTTCTAAAACTTCTGGAAGCTTTGTGCCAATAGTTCAGTCTCCAGCCATGCCAAATAATTCTAACACAAATGTTTCTAGCCCAGTCCATCTTACTATTACGACACAGATTGGCAATACTGCTGCACCTTCATCTGTTAAGATACCGATTTTTCAGTCTCCTAATCCTGGAAAGATTATTATTACGAGGACATTAGACAAGCAGGAAAGTGCTAGGGCAGGTTCTGAAAAGGAAAGCTTGGTTCCAAACGCAGCTGCcaatgcccagagcagctgtgtgccCATGGATGGAGTGTCCTTGCAGAATGTGGCCATCACGAGCTCCTCTCACCAGAGCAGCCCAACCTGCACAGTGGTGAACACCAAACCCCTCCCAGTGACTGTTAAGTCTCCAATGCTGCCCTCCGGACACCACCTCCAGATTCCAGCTGATGCAGAAGTGAAATCTGTCCCAGCATCTCTTTTGCCACCTGCAATACAGCAAAAaatcctggcagctgcagccaccaATGTGTCTGGAGGGGCTGACAGTACAAAAGCACCAACAGTGATTTACGTGTCACCCGTAAACACAGTGAAAACCTCCCAAGTCCTGCCCAAGCACTTGCAGAGCTTTTGCCCTCAACCTGCCACGGAAGTTTCAAAGACACTGATAGTgacagcttcccagaagggatcTGGTTCTTCTCCTGAGCCAGTCACATCCaaggggcagcagtgccagcaaactCCCATGAAATGGATTGTGCAAGAAACTGCCTCGCTCTCAGCAGCTTGTCGTATCCCTGTAAAGTCTTCAAGTAATGTGGCTTCCAAGATCCTGAAAACTTTGTCAGACACGAAGAATATAGAAGTCAACCCTGCAAATATTTTACCACTCTGTTCTAATGGTCCTGGTGGAAGCCAAACTAAAATCACACGTTTAAAAGATAATGCTCTGGTCATGTACAATGGGAAAGTCTATTTATTGACCAAAAGAGGCTCCGATGTTCTGTCAGCCCAGGCTGACAAACAAGCATCTCCTTCTTCTGATGCTTTACTTAAAAAGGAGACACCCGAGCAAATTGATTCTACTGAAGTCAATAAAATAACCAGTAAAGTGGTGAATCTGGTATTGACAAAAAGCAAAGGAGTGGTGCTGTCTCAGAAAGACCCTAAACCGTGTACAGTTTCCAAAAATTCATCACCAATTAGCTTAAGAAATGTCTTAAAATCCacatctgcagctctgctgacaccAAGTGCTAATCAGCAGGATCCCACTGTAATCCAGAGACAGATTTTGCCCTCCACCAAGAGCGTTTCTTGCAGTGAAGTGATCCCAGTTCCAGCAGTAGGGATGCAGGAGAGTGTGAGGCAAAATGGCAAAGACATGAGTCATTCCCCgagagcagcaggggctgtgttaCCTCAGGTTAAGCAGGAATGTGCTGTCAGTGAAGACTGGCCAAAG atgCAATGTGTAAAGATGGATTCACCAGGAAAGGTTATTCCAATCAATCACCAAGACCGCTCACACTGGAGACAATATCTGGAATTAAGGAAAAAGTTCGGTCTCTTTAAGGAGGAGAGAATTTACCTTAGGAGAGTACCATCAAGGGCCTTCTGTGAGAATCCAGAAGAAGGGATTTGTTCCAGTGACAGCTTGGAAAGGAAGAATGAGTCTTGCAGTTCATCCTCATTGGATGTGGAAGTAATGAGTCATCGTCAGGAATGTGTTAAAGAAAAG ATCATTGTGGATCTGGAAGAAGATTTgattaggaaaaggaaaacaaaatccttaCCTTTGTCAGACAGTGGCAAGAGGAGGAGAACTTCAATCAAATCAGCCACAAGTCCCAGTTTAGAAGTGACCAGCTCAGGTTCCAGTGCAGGTAACAGGAGTGTTTCAcctgcaccagccccagcacagccaagcgTTCCCACTGGCTTCAGCGGAGTGTCCCAGGAGAGGGACGTGGAGCAAGACACGTTCCCCCGGTACAGTGACACTACCCACCCAGGGATTTCAGTTTTAGTCACTTCCGAAGAGGATACTTCCATTCTGGAAGGTTCTTTCCGAGATGATGCCTTCCCTATGGCTCCCCCAGACCTGGAGGAGACGATACGGGAGGAGAGAATCAAGCGGCTGAAGCAGACCCTGCGGCAGCAGAACGCGGCGTTGGAGGAGCTGCGCcgggagaggcagcagagctga